In Leptolyngbya sp. 'hensonii', the following are encoded in one genomic region:
- a CDS encoding cyclic nucleotide-binding domain-containing protein: MLNYLLEQQSRLPRRLRHKLIYFLLLAAMISAGNIVAYAASTSLFLSRIGPGELPGFYILLGILSVPVSIFFSQVIDRLSRPLLLQGLLWGSLITMLFLRFLVTLDTPPIYYGISISTNFLELLFGILLWTLLSDYFTSLELKRYAPFLTMAMTSGGLLGGILVRFLSEYTTTQNLLLLLPIVYVVAGFQLRYLERHVRQLDRHELQESSDTFLESLKTFPKVLLRYPIVLLLAIGTFVGVWLWQLSELQFLHIYSTAFPDEEDLTGFLGVLSAWFSLIELGTSYFITRPLIHRWGVNRMNLLYPITTLMGFISLAMGFQVPAAVIANINYDPLSSSIALPVQNLNYNAIPHRFIGRVRVIIDGLFYPASQAITGVLLLIQQDTLTSFQLTLTGILLSLILLGIGYLTGRSYLKSMLALLRSGSVTLDDVGDSLRRLPGSYALEIRELLNHPDADAQMLGLELAVRMEDPSQFLDEVQELLVHGEPIVWQAVVKFLSSCHHPNVNRYLRTQLIAESPAVRAIVLESLIIAGQPLSNVQLQFFLQDPDPGVRALACVAVEQVERLQDEVQQTYDVLRQDRMEPAAQQAILRVVKNTGDRRLIPMVLNLLAKAPPIVKREGLETLAILTGSGDDFLFDLVSTELHHPDAQVRAAALQLAGVICNGDLLPEVVEALEDRATPVRQQAMQAVAAYRDLALPLVGKYLSADRVEVMEAAIGAIGLIQTRRSEEILYQYLQPVYDRISLTLRWHHQIPQTEPGWQMLDIALRDLHQQLLLLVLHVLSALGYHQVVNTARQLLTSTDARRRANAVETLASIERRRFIQPLLPLLEYLVSPPPQKQTAAQLGAVPYGVVEEILTATEFHCTGPGERVTPFRERWIRTGALLILAEQVLPDGFWIDDAGYSEIPVMMEAFLNHWQKLLQDPDPLVRETAIGIALPAQGILLKRDCVVNRILFLKQISLFQSLSLDDLLLIDEALKQQVFLAGEIIFQEGSPGDDFHIVYQGQVTILKQVNQTQRELAHLSPGQYFGDMALFDQEPRSATAVARSDCTLLTLGRTHFHSLISQRPEIILQMCRILSLRLRETNARLQ; encoded by the coding sequence ATGCTGAATTACCTTCTGGAGCAACAGTCTCGCCTGCCTCGACGTCTGAGGCACAAACTCATCTATTTTTTGCTCTTGGCTGCAATGATTTCAGCAGGCAACATTGTTGCCTATGCAGCTTCTACGTCCCTGTTCTTAAGTCGGATTGGGCCAGGGGAGCTCCCTGGGTTTTATATTCTGCTGGGAATTCTATCCGTTCCCGTTTCAATTTTTTTCTCCCAAGTCATCGATCGCCTGTCCCGCCCCCTGCTGCTGCAAGGCCTGCTGTGGGGGTCCCTGATCACAATGCTGTTCCTGCGGTTCCTGGTAACCCTGGACACGCCCCCGATCTACTACGGGATCAGCATCAGTACCAATTTTCTGGAACTGCTCTTCGGAATCCTTCTCTGGACCCTACTTTCTGATTACTTTACCTCTCTGGAACTGAAGCGTTATGCTCCTTTCCTGACCATGGCCATGACCAGCGGCGGGTTACTGGGTGGCATTTTAGTGCGGTTTCTCTCTGAATATACAACGACACAGAATCTGCTCCTCCTTCTCCCGATCGTCTATGTGGTCGCCGGGTTCCAGTTACGCTATCTGGAACGCCATGTTCGGCAGCTTGATCGCCATGAATTGCAAGAGAGTTCGGACACCTTCCTGGAGAGTTTGAAGACCTTTCCCAAGGTGCTGCTGCGATACCCGATCGTCCTCCTGCTGGCGATCGGGACTTTTGTCGGCGTCTGGCTCTGGCAACTGAGTGAATTACAATTCCTGCATATCTACTCCACAGCTTTTCCAGATGAAGAGGACCTGACCGGCTTTCTGGGCGTACTCAGTGCCTGGTTCAGCCTGATTGAATTGGGAACCAGTTATTTCATCACCCGACCGTTAATTCATCGGTGGGGGGTCAATCGGATGAACCTGCTGTATCCGATCACAACCCTGATGGGATTTATCAGTCTGGCGATGGGGTTTCAGGTTCCAGCAGCAGTGATCGCCAATATCAACTATGACCCCCTCAGCAGCAGCATTGCCCTGCCAGTTCAGAACCTGAACTACAATGCCATCCCCCATCGATTTATTGGCCGAGTCCGGGTCATCATTGATGGGTTGTTTTATCCCGCCAGTCAGGCTATTACGGGGGTGCTCCTGTTGATTCAACAGGATACCCTCACCTCTTTCCAGCTCACCCTGACTGGCATTCTCCTGAGTTTGATCCTGTTGGGGATTGGGTATCTGACTGGGCGTAGTTATCTGAAATCGATGCTGGCCCTGTTGCGGTCTGGATCCGTGACTCTGGATGATGTCGGAGATAGCCTACGCCGTCTGCCTGGGAGTTATGCGCTAGAGATTCGCGAGTTGCTGAACCACCCAGATGCTGATGCTCAGATGTTGGGCCTGGAATTAGCAGTGCGCATGGAAGACCCCAGCCAATTTCTGGATGAGGTACAGGAACTGCTGGTCCATGGAGAACCGATCGTCTGGCAGGCGGTGGTCAAATTTCTCAGCAGTTGCCACCATCCTAATGTCAATCGGTATTTGCGGACTCAGCTTATCGCTGAGAGTCCGGCAGTGCGGGCGATCGTGCTGGAATCCCTGATCATTGCTGGTCAGCCCCTCTCGAATGTGCAGTTGCAATTCTTCCTACAGGACCCAGACCCCGGTGTACGGGCGCTGGCCTGTGTGGCCGTTGAGCAGGTAGAGCGACTGCAAGATGAAGTGCAACAAACCTATGATGTCCTGCGTCAGGACCGGATGGAGCCAGCGGCCCAACAGGCAATCTTGCGGGTGGTTAAAAATACAGGGGATCGACGGTTGATCCCAATGGTGCTGAATCTTCTGGCCAAAGCCCCGCCGATCGTAAAACGGGAAGGATTGGAAACCCTGGCCATCCTGACGGGGTCTGGGGATGATTTTCTCTTCGACCTGGTGTCCACAGAATTGCACCATCCCGATGCCCAGGTTCGAGCTGCAGCCCTGCAATTGGCCGGGGTGATTTGCAATGGAGATCTGCTGCCTGAGGTGGTTGAGGCCCTGGAGGACCGGGCCACTCCCGTTCGTCAGCAGGCGATGCAGGCAGTTGCGGCCTATCGGGATCTGGCATTACCTTTGGTGGGGAAATATTTATCCGCCGATCGGGTGGAGGTGATGGAGGCCGCCATCGGCGCAATTGGCTTGATCCAGACCCGTCGTTCGGAGGAGATTCTATACCAGTATCTGCAGCCGGTGTACGATCGCATCTCCCTCACCCTCCGCTGGCACCACCAAATTCCCCAAACTGAACCGGGCTGGCAAATGCTGGATATTGCGCTGCGGGATTTACATCAGCAGTTATTGTTGCTGGTTTTGCACGTTCTGAGTGCCCTGGGATATCACCAGGTGGTCAATACTGCGCGCCAATTGCTGACCTCAACCGATGCCCGCCGCCGCGCCAATGCGGTTGAAACCCTGGCTTCGATCGAGCGGCGGCGATTTATCCAACCCCTGCTGCCGCTTCTGGAATACCTGGTTAGCCCCCCCCCACAGAAGCAAACGGCGGCACAACTTGGGGCAGTACCCTACGGGGTTGTCGAGGAGATTCTGACTGCGACAGAATTCCACTGCACCGGACCAGGTGAGCGCGTCACCCCTTTTCGGGAACGCTGGATTCGGACAGGGGCCTTGCTGATTTTGGCGGAACAGGTGCTTCCGGATGGCTTCTGGATAGATGATGCAGGTTACAGTGAAATTCCAGTCATGATGGAAGCATTTCTCAACCACTGGCAGAAATTGCTGCAAGACCCAGACCCACTGGTTCGCGAAACGGCAATCGGCATAGCCCTGCCAGCCCAGGGGATTCTACTTAAGCGAGATTGTGTCGTGAATCGTATCCTTTTCCTGAAGCAAATTTCTTTGTTCCAGAGTCTTTCTCTGGATGATCTGCTGTTGATTGATGAAGCCCTCAAACAACAGGTCTTCCTGGCTGGAGAGATCATTTTTCAGGAGGGCAGTCCGGGAGACGATTTCCACATTGTTTACCAGGGGCAGGTGACGATTCTCAAGCAGGTGAACCAGACTCAGAGAGAATTGGCCCATTTGAGCCCAGGTCAGTATTTTGGAGATATGGCCCTGTTTGATCAGGAACCGCGATCGGCCACTGCTGTTGCCCGATCGGATTGTACCCTCCTCACCCTGGGCAGAACCCATTTCCATAGCCTGATCAGCCAGCGTCCGGAAATTATTCTGCAAATGTGTCGGATCTTAAGTTTGCGTTTACGGGAAACGAATGCCCGTCTCCAATAA
- a CDS encoding DUF2214 family protein produces the protein MWESAITAYLHYLGFMLAFGALVVEGQTLKQNLSLEEAWRVVTADAVYGLSATMVLITGILRVLYFGKGTEYYLSSSAFYIKVGIFVVVSLLSLYPTFSFVSWIRDLRHGQSPSLELPQTQRLSWMIRGELVGLILIPLFAAAMARGIRLF, from the coding sequence ATGTGGGAAAGTGCTATCACAGCGTATTTACATTATTTGGGCTTCATGCTGGCGTTTGGGGCATTGGTGGTTGAAGGCCAAACCCTGAAGCAAAATCTCAGCCTGGAGGAAGCCTGGAGAGTAGTTACGGCAGATGCCGTCTACGGCTTATCCGCCACGATGGTCCTGATCACAGGTATTTTGCGCGTGCTTTATTTTGGTAAAGGAACGGAGTACTACCTCAGTAGTTCAGCTTTCTACATCAAAGTTGGGATCTTTGTGGTTGTGAGTTTGTTGTCTCTCTATCCCACCTTCTCTTTTGTCTCCTGGATCAGAGACCTACGCCATGGCCAGAGTCCCAGTCTGGAATTACCCCAAACCCAGCGGCTCTCCTGGATGATTAGAGGGGAACTGGTAGGATTGATCCTCATTCCCTTATTTGCAGCAGCCATGGCAAGGGGAATTCGTCTTTTTTAG
- the larB gene encoding nickel pincer cofactor biosynthesis protein LarB encodes MFSAEDLRSLLDAVATGRVSPDTALDRLKHFDFEPVDDFAKVDHHRALRTGFPEVIWGPGKTSEQLVKIFGALRQRNPVVMATRIELSTYHQLRWQIPDLQYFDLAQICAIAPLNLEPRYSGLITLVSAGTADIPIAEEAAVTAQLSGFQVKRLWDVGVSGIHRLLSNRDLLSEADVLIVVAGMEGALPSVVAGLAACPVIAVPTSVGYGASLGGLAPLLTMLNSCAAGVGVVNIDNGFGAGILAGQILRTAQRLNTRSHPSHPSPP; translated from the coding sequence ATGTTTTCCGCTGAAGATCTTCGTTCCCTGCTGGATGCTGTGGCAACTGGGCGGGTCAGTCCCGATACGGCGCTGGACCGCCTGAAACACTTTGATTTTGAGCCGGTGGATGATTTCGCCAAAGTGGATCATCATCGGGCCTTGCGGACCGGTTTTCCGGAAGTGATCTGGGGACCGGGCAAGACCTCCGAACAACTGGTCAAAATCTTTGGGGCCTTGCGGCAGCGGAATCCTGTAGTCATGGCCACTCGGATTGAACTATCGACCTACCACCAATTGCGCTGGCAAATTCCCGACCTGCAGTACTTTGATCTGGCCCAGATTTGCGCGATCGCACCCTTGAACCTAGAACCCCGCTATTCCGGCCTGATTACCCTGGTTTCAGCGGGCACTGCCGATATCCCGATCGCCGAAGAGGCTGCCGTCACAGCCCAACTCTCTGGCTTCCAGGTGAAGCGTCTCTGGGATGTGGGAGTCTCCGGGATTCATCGGTTATTAAGCAATCGGGATCTGCTCTCAGAAGCGGATGTGCTGATTGTGGTCGCCGGGATGGAAGGAGCCTTACCCAGCGTCGTGGCTGGTCTGGCGGCCTGCCCCGTGATTGCCGTCCCTACCAGTGTGGGCTACGGAGCCAGTCTGGGGGGCCTCGCTCCCCTCCTAACCATGCTCAACTCCTGTGCTGCTGGTGTGGGTGTCGTCAACATTGACAACGGATTTGGCGCTGGTATCCTGGCGGGCCAGATTCTGAGAACGGCTCAGCGGTTAAACACCCGATCGCACCCCTCGCACCCCTCCCCTCCGTAG